One genomic window of Polyangium aurulentum includes the following:
- a CDS encoding YwqG family protein: MPLTREETRALLDRALPFEGPRFDLRLADGADAIRDDDNGDLVARLVLSTYDEDAEGARSVRDLKEQEVRLVPKAHRDDRDRAEAFVRASIKSLGPLVEGFFGGEPEMLTPSDLICGELLDDPALRSEAEFAAAIADVERLAQVWEGRDRAQVLEVAESCGIGEHGPALLALRRNSIRIRADELDEDDAVALPVGESRIGGLPDLPRGMEWPRYEDRPLVFLAQIDLSETTLLDDEDLLPHTGWLWFFYDALESKEPNDATWRGGARVIYRDVDRARLVRASPPEHPSMPEPFPAHALTLESERVMPPLETPFLTLLASSPGALHGFGDFLWRTAEWDPERPIHRLLGYATPLQGDPYLYAHVGAIGESFEGWNDAGERERAILRGATEWRLLLQIDSEPDNRLLHQDGGYYYIFIREEALRARRFEEAWGVFQSH, translated from the coding sequence ATGCCTCTGACACGCGAAGAGACCCGTGCGCTCCTCGATCGCGCCCTGCCCTTCGAGGGCCCGCGCTTCGATCTCCGCCTCGCAGACGGCGCGGACGCGATCCGCGACGACGATAACGGCGACCTCGTCGCCCGGCTCGTGCTCTCCACGTACGACGAGGACGCAGAGGGCGCGCGCTCCGTGCGCGATCTGAAAGAGCAAGAGGTCCGGCTCGTCCCCAAGGCCCACCGCGACGACCGCGACCGCGCCGAGGCTTTCGTGCGGGCATCGATCAAGAGCCTGGGGCCGCTCGTCGAGGGGTTCTTCGGCGGCGAGCCGGAGATGCTGACGCCCTCGGATCTGATTTGCGGGGAGCTGCTCGACGATCCCGCGCTGCGATCGGAGGCCGAGTTTGCCGCGGCGATCGCGGACGTCGAGCGGCTCGCGCAGGTGTGGGAGGGGCGCGATCGCGCGCAGGTGCTCGAGGTCGCAGAGAGCTGCGGAATCGGCGAGCACGGCCCGGCGCTGCTCGCGCTGCGGCGCAATTCGATTCGAATCCGCGCGGACGAGCTAGACGAGGACGACGCGGTAGCCCTCCCCGTGGGGGAGTCGCGCATCGGCGGCCTGCCGGACCTGCCGCGTGGCATGGAATGGCCGCGGTACGAGGACCGGCCTCTCGTCTTTCTCGCGCAAATCGACCTCTCCGAGACCACGCTGCTCGATGACGAGGATCTATTGCCGCACACCGGCTGGCTGTGGTTCTTTTACGATGCGCTCGAATCGAAGGAGCCGAACGACGCGACCTGGCGCGGCGGTGCGCGCGTGATCTACCGCGACGTCGACCGCGCCAGGCTCGTCCGCGCCTCCCCACCCGAGCACCCGAGCATGCCCGAGCCCTTCCCCGCGCACGCGCTCACGCTGGAGAGCGAGCGCGTGATGCCGCCGCTCGAGACGCCGTTTCTGACCCTGCTCGCCTCGTCTCCAGGCGCGCTGCACGGCTTCGGCGATTTCCTGTGGCGCACCGCCGAATGGGATCCCGAGCGCCCCATTCACCGGCTCCTCGGCTACGCCACGCCGCTCCAGGGCGACCCGTATCTGTACGCGCACGTCGGGGCGATCGGCGAGAGCTTCGAGGGCTGGAACGACGCGGGCGAGCGGGAAAGGGCCATCCTGCGCGGCGCGACCGAGTGGCGTTTGCTTTTACAGATCGACTCCGAGCCCGACAATCGACTGCTCCACCAGGACGGCGGCTATTACTACATCTTCATCCGCGAGGAGGCCCTGCGCGCGCGCCGCTTCGAAGAGGCCTGGGGCGTCTTTCAAAGTCATTGA
- a CDS encoding ATPase, T2SS/T4P/T4SS family: protein MEIDVFIQSDTDARMQRIRVEGMLSIGSLEQNLICIQDDFVSRLHAIIELSPSGMRIEDRSASGTLVGDSLLRRRSMEAPFGTPISVGKYRIQLTPVGVPLPPPEPPRAPSPHTSPSPRATPPPALPPAPAPVAPTPPPAAAPPVRPAKPPAPEPQVGRAALMQQRASAPAPVKPTRSSDPGRAPSPELSRTIVSELGRTTVSEEPVLPSSFIDPIRTLLDDPGVSEIFINGPAQIFVERRGLLEPAVARYPSREALLAALRSLVAVLGEPVDADRAILEARLSDGSRLEAVLPPAAPEGPIVTIRRATRSESLSIDRFVDLGTLTQDAAQLLRAAIVARVNVLVSGGPGSGKTALLRALASFVPGSERVIVVEGARELELQRKHVIQLEASPTERRRRASVTMRDLVEAALRLRPDRLIIGDLVGSEALALVEAFTSGHSGLATVRSGHPSDALTRIETLCTLSGIELPAVALRRQIASGVGLIVQVVRSTDGVRRVTHVTEVRGYDAALGTYVVQDLFVRNDRGLGARGEMQGEFVPTGAVPSFLPRLRDHGVDLPPALVRASEERRDKR, encoded by the coding sequence ATGGAAATCGACGTCTTCATCCAGTCCGACACCGACGCGCGGATGCAGCGCATCCGCGTCGAAGGCATGCTCTCGATCGGCAGCCTCGAGCAGAACCTCATCTGCATCCAGGACGACTTCGTCTCGCGCCTGCACGCCATCATCGAGCTCAGCCCGAGCGGCATGCGCATCGAGGATCGCTCGGCCTCGGGCACCCTCGTCGGCGACAGCCTCCTGCGGCGCCGATCGATGGAGGCCCCGTTCGGGACGCCGATCTCCGTCGGCAAGTACCGCATCCAGCTCACGCCCGTCGGCGTTCCCCTGCCGCCCCCGGAGCCGCCGCGCGCGCCCTCGCCGCACACCTCTCCCTCGCCCCGCGCCACGCCTCCTCCCGCGCTTCCACCCGCGCCCGCGCCCGTCGCGCCCACGCCGCCGCCCGCCGCCGCGCCGCCGGTTCGTCCCGCGAAACCACCGGCCCCGGAGCCGCAAGTCGGGCGCGCCGCGCTCATGCAGCAGCGCGCGTCGGCGCCCGCGCCCGTCAAGCCCACGCGCAGCTCGGATCCCGGTCGCGCTCCCTCGCCCGAGCTCAGCCGCACGATCGTCTCCGAGCTCGGCCGCACGACCGTCTCCGAAGAGCCCGTCCTGCCGTCCTCGTTCATCGATCCGATCCGCACGCTGCTCGACGATCCGGGCGTGAGCGAGATCTTCATCAACGGCCCCGCGCAGATCTTCGTCGAGCGTCGCGGGCTGCTCGAGCCTGCGGTCGCGCGTTACCCGAGCCGCGAAGCCCTGCTCGCCGCCCTGCGCAGCCTCGTCGCGGTGCTCGGCGAGCCCGTCGATGCCGACCGCGCGATCCTCGAAGCGCGCCTGTCCGACGGCTCGCGCCTCGAGGCCGTGCTTCCGCCTGCCGCGCCCGAGGGGCCGATCGTGACCATCCGCCGCGCGACGCGCAGCGAGAGCCTCTCCATCGACAGGTTCGTCGATCTCGGCACCCTCACGCAGGACGCCGCGCAGCTCTTGCGGGCGGCCATCGTCGCGCGCGTCAACGTGCTCGTCTCGGGTGGCCCGGGCAGCGGCAAGACGGCGCTCCTGCGCGCGCTCGCCTCGTTCGTTCCAGGCAGCGAGCGCGTGATCGTCGTCGAGGGCGCGCGCGAGCTCGAGCTGCAACGCAAGCACGTCATCCAGCTCGAGGCCTCGCCGACCGAGCGGCGTCGTCGCGCGTCGGTGACCATGCGCGATCTCGTCGAGGCGGCGCTGCGCCTCCGCCCCGATCGACTCATCATCGGCGACCTCGTGGGCTCGGAGGCGCTCGCGCTCGTCGAGGCTTTCACGAGCGGTCACTCCGGGCTCGCCACGGTGCGCTCCGGTCACCCCTCGGACGCGCTGACGCGCATCGAGACCCTCTGCACGCTGAGCGGCATCGAGCTGCCGGCCGTCGCCTTGCGCCGCCAGATCGCCTCCGGGGTCGGCCTCATCGTTCAGGTCGTCCGCTCCACCGACGGCGTGCGGCGCGTGACGCACGTGACCGAGGTGCGCGGCTACGACGCGGCCCTCGGTACGTACGTCGTGCAGGACCTATTCGTCCGCAATGACCGTGGCCTCGGCGCGCGCGGGGAGATGCAGGGCGAGTTCGTGCCCACGGGCGCGGTCCCGAGCTTCTTGCCGCGGCTGCGGGATCACGGCGTCGACCTCCCTCCGGCGCTGGTGCGGGCGAGCGAGGAGCGGCGGGACAAACGCTGA
- a CDS encoding TonB-dependent receptor domain-containing protein, whose product MAALGALLAAVAPARADEPASASDEELEVTVRGSTVSGYASRTSTDARAREPVDAASLLAELPSVHVRRLGADGAQSVLSIRGSASTQVGVLLAGIPLTGGADPSLDVGSLPLWPGASFRVHRGFAPASLGTTGYLGGLLVIEPPSPLTGARTETQVLAGSFGALKVRAGDVRAVGDLKLGTGVFASRSDGDFTYETTDPRTGSPVPRVRTNADALSAGAIARASLERTWGSVGATLFGDARRNGLPGSANFPTTFPHLETTRLVLGVDASIRAGKLGSFRAAAWGRREGARVEDPRGEIDLTRTSNLSAQSILAAGGGVGFRGAPLGPVSFGVFLDARGEHLAPTEGRSAIGGVEATRLAGGLGTEIEIRAASALRLFASGRIDGRRDRTSGVELADGAPSEELVPSGHLGATLRLSDFAVVSAHAGALRRFPSFVELYGDRGSLLGDPRLRTERALSADLGVHGDLGDGRVHFRYELVGFVTRAEDLIVFLPLGRSTFRAGNVDSALLGGAELSGALTARGLSLTATYTLLATENTSDDPLSRGRPLPGRPMHDLAYDAAYRIGPVRLRYGVDAVAGTTVDTASTIVVPSRIFHGAGASLDVPFVRGLRIGVEVQNLLDLRTLHVPSPLRRAPIAVPVSDFLGFPLPGRSIWVTARFRAP is encoded by the coding sequence GTGGCCGCCCTCGGCGCCCTCCTCGCCGCGGTCGCGCCCGCGCGCGCCGACGAGCCCGCCAGCGCATCCGACGAGGAGCTCGAGGTCACCGTTCGCGGCTCGACCGTCTCCGGCTACGCCTCGCGCACGTCGACCGATGCGCGCGCGCGAGAGCCCGTCGATGCCGCATCGCTGCTCGCAGAGCTGCCGAGCGTTCACGTGAGGCGCCTCGGCGCCGATGGCGCGCAGTCCGTGCTCTCCATCCGCGGCTCGGCCTCCACGCAGGTCGGCGTGCTGCTCGCCGGCATCCCTCTCACGGGCGGCGCCGATCCCTCGCTCGACGTCGGCTCGCTGCCGCTCTGGCCCGGCGCGAGCTTCCGTGTTCATCGAGGTTTCGCGCCCGCCTCGCTCGGCACGACGGGCTACCTCGGCGGCCTGCTCGTGATCGAGCCGCCCTCGCCGCTCACGGGCGCGCGTACCGAGACGCAGGTGCTCGCAGGCTCGTTCGGCGCGCTCAAGGTCCGCGCCGGCGACGTGCGCGCGGTCGGCGATCTCAAGCTCGGCACGGGCGTGTTCGCGTCGCGCTCCGATGGCGACTTCACGTACGAGACCACCGATCCGCGCACCGGCTCGCCCGTCCCTCGCGTGCGCACCAACGCCGACGCCCTGTCCGCTGGCGCGATCGCGCGCGCCTCGCTCGAGCGGACCTGGGGCAGCGTCGGCGCCACGCTCTTCGGTGACGCGCGGCGCAACGGTCTGCCTGGCTCCGCGAACTTCCCCACCACCTTCCCGCACCTCGAAACGACGCGCCTCGTGCTCGGCGTCGACGCCTCGATCCGCGCGGGCAAGCTCGGCTCTTTCCGCGCCGCCGCGTGGGGCAGGCGCGAGGGCGCGCGGGTCGAGGATCCGCGCGGCGAGATCGATCTGACGCGCACGAGCAACCTCTCCGCGCAGTCGATCCTCGCGGCCGGCGGAGGGGTCGGCTTTCGAGGCGCGCCGCTCGGACCCGTGAGCTTCGGCGTCTTCCTCGACGCGCGCGGCGAGCACCTCGCGCCCACCGAGGGTCGGAGCGCGATCGGCGGCGTCGAGGCCACACGCCTCGCTGGCGGCCTCGGCACCGAGATCGAGATCCGCGCCGCGAGCGCCCTGCGCCTCTTCGCTTCCGGTCGCATCGACGGCCGCCGCGATCGTACGAGCGGTGTCGAGCTCGCAGATGGAGCGCCCTCCGAAGAGCTCGTTCCGAGCGGCCACCTCGGCGCGACGCTCCGGCTGTCCGACTTCGCCGTCGTCTCCGCGCACGCGGGTGCGCTCCGCCGCTTTCCGAGCTTCGTCGAGCTGTACGGCGATCGCGGCTCCCTCCTCGGCGATCCGCGCCTGCGCACCGAGCGCGCCCTCTCCGCCGATCTCGGCGTGCACGGCGACCTCGGTGACGGTCGCGTTCACTTCCGCTACGAGCTCGTTGGCTTCGTCACGCGTGCCGAGGATCTCATCGTCTTCCTCCCGCTCGGCCGCAGCACCTTCCGTGCGGGCAACGTCGACAGCGCGCTGCTCGGGGGCGCCGAGCTCTCGGGCGCTCTCACCGCGCGCGGACTCTCGCTCACTGCCACGTACACGCTGCTCGCGACGGAGAACACGAGCGACGATCCCCTCTCGCGCGGCCGCCCGTTGCCGGGTCGACCGATGCACGACCTCGCCTATGACGCGGCCTACCGCATCGGCCCCGTGCGCCTGCGCTACGGCGTCGACGCGGTCGCGGGCACGACCGTCGACACCGCCTCCACCATCGTCGTGCCGTCGCGCATCTTCCACGGCGCTGGCGCCTCGCTCGACGTCCCCTTCGTGCGCGGCTTGCGGATCGGGGTCGAGGTGCAGAACCTCCTCGACCTGCGCACGCTCCACGTCCCCTCGCCCCTGCGCCGCGCGCCCATCGCGGTCCCGGTGAGCGACTTCCTGGGCTTTCCGCTCCCCGGCCGCTCCATCTGGGTCACCGCGCGCTTTCGGGCTCCCTGA
- a CDS encoding M50 family metallopeptidase, whose protein sequence is MNDVGFILIGILGLAVLMVVHEAGHYFAARAFGMRVTKFSIGFGPPFFRIVPKDGYFWFATAMDRVRIRLWRHNPEKHGPTIYQVAMIPFLAYVHIAGMNPIDEIDPKDKGSYANASVLARIVTIFGGPLSNYLFASVFFFFAFLFGGKAAIIHVNGEPNLATYVDVLPGRPAEAAGLRSGDKIVEVGGTPVGSWDEMAKQISERPGKQTTIVVERDSQRVPLEVTPSDEKGSGKIGVAAHKLEVPVREAAVLAMTEPPKVVKNLVIGLGQLVTGKAEGELGGPIRIVKETAQAAKMGGAELMRLLGGLSAYLGAFNLIPFPALDGGRLVFLGYEAATRRRANREIESYIHAIGLVALLALVLWVTIFKDIGFGAK, encoded by the coding sequence ATGAACGATGTCGGCTTCATCCTGATCGGGATCCTCGGCCTGGCCGTGTTGATGGTGGTCCACGAGGCTGGCCACTACTTCGCGGCGCGTGCCTTCGGCATGCGCGTGACGAAGTTCTCGATCGGCTTCGGGCCGCCGTTCTTCCGGATCGTCCCCAAGGACGGCTATTTCTGGTTCGCCACCGCGATGGACCGCGTGCGCATCCGGCTGTGGAGGCACAACCCGGAGAAGCACGGCCCCACGATCTACCAAGTCGCGATGATCCCCTTCCTGGCGTACGTGCACATCGCCGGGATGAACCCGATCGACGAGATCGATCCGAAGGACAAGGGCAGCTACGCGAACGCCAGCGTCCTCGCCCGCATCGTGACGATCTTCGGCGGGCCGCTGTCGAATTACCTGTTCGCGTCGGTGTTCTTCTTCTTCGCGTTCCTCTTCGGCGGCAAGGCGGCCATCATCCACGTCAATGGCGAGCCGAACCTCGCGACGTACGTGGACGTCCTGCCCGGCCGCCCCGCCGAGGCCGCGGGCCTGCGCTCGGGCGACAAGATCGTCGAGGTCGGGGGCACGCCCGTCGGGAGCTGGGACGAGATGGCCAAGCAGATCTCCGAGCGCCCCGGCAAGCAGACGACCATCGTGGTCGAGCGCGACAGCCAGCGCGTCCCGCTCGAGGTCACGCCGAGCGACGAGAAGGGCAGCGGCAAGATCGGCGTCGCCGCGCACAAGCTCGAGGTGCCCGTCCGCGAGGCCGCAGTGCTCGCGATGACCGAGCCGCCGAAGGTCGTGAAGAACCTGGTGATCGGCCTCGGCCAGCTCGTCACGGGCAAGGCCGAGGGCGAGCTCGGCGGGCCGATCCGCATCGTGAAGGAGACCGCGCAGGCCGCGAAGATGGGCGGCGCGGAGCTGATGCGCCTGCTCGGCGGGCTGTCGGCGTACCTCGGCGCGTTCAACCTGATCCCGTTCCCCGCGCTCGACGGCGGGCGGCTCGTGTTCCTCGGCTACGAGGCCGCGACGCGGCGCCGGGCGAACCGCGAGATCGAGTCGTACATCCA